The sequence actttaagctatatgatactaaagtgagaaagtatgaaaccacatagatggtatttaaaatttatccaaaattttattatataacagttacactatattatttatggaggtaaacttcaaataccatccatgtggtttcgcactttctcactttactatcatatggtttaaagtatatcaattcagtaccttatagttttatttttttcttttcgtcagtccCTTCGTtacttttttgttaaatcatatacaaaaaacttcaaatatctcacctatagtttatcgaatattgactttaataccctttagttttaactttatcactgatttaacgaaaaaaattagtagaggtaataacaaaaagaaaaaaaaataaactacaggatacaaaagtgatacattttaaattgtagaatactaaagtgaaaaaatataaaactataagaatgatattttaagttttttttatttatacttggTTAATCATCCATTAAAAATATTGTATCAATCATGTGACgctcactttttatttttatttttttttagataaaaaaaaaaggggagtgCACGTCCCAATCAGTTCACTCACCCACCATTGCTTCTTCTCCAACTCTGGTCTCCGGGGAAGTGCCCCAAGTAGTTATTTATCTCGGGATTGCATCACTCACCGCCCAAATAATCAACGGGGAGGAGATTAGATCGATAGATAGATTGATTGATGGATCCCCCGTCCTGCTGCCACGTGGTCGCCATCCCGTACCCGGGGCGCGGCCACATCAACGCCATGCTCAACCTCTCCCACCTCCTCCTCAGCTCCCCCTTCTCCTCCCGCATCCTCGTCACCCTCGTCCTCACCGAGGAGTGGCGTGCCCTCCTTTTTTCTGACTCCGACTCCGCCCGACACTCTCAGCCTCAGCTCCCGGTGGGGCTCCGCATCGCCACCATCCCCAACGTCATCCCCTCCGAGCGCGGCCGCGCCGCTGACTTCGACGGCTTCATCGAGGCCGTCTACACGAAGATGGATTCCCCCGTCGCCGACCTCCTCGACCGCCTCGACCCGCCCCCCGCCGCCGTCCTCGCCGACACCTACCTCCCTTGGGCCGTCCCGctcgccgcccgccgccgcatCCCCCTCTGCTCCCTCTTCCCCATGGCTGCCACCTTCTTCGCCCTCCTCGcccacctccgccgcctccccaCCCCCACAACAACAACGACGACCACAATAGGTGCGTGTCCGTGCTTGTGTGCTTGTGTGACGGGTCATCAgcaaactattttatttataaaaaaaaaaaaaaaaaaNaaaaaaaattaaatattaaaataggaTAAACTTTAGATACCAACCTTATAGTTtggcactttctcattttaatatcatGTAATTCAAAGTGTATCACGTTAGTATCCTATGtttcattttatctttttctcaaattttctgttaatattttattaaattatatataaaaagcatTAGATACGCaatttagatttatcgaatattcactttagtaccttttagttttaacttaataaaaaaaattagtaaaattaataataaaaagattaaaataaaacaacagaacactaaattgatacaccttaaatcacagggtagtaaagtaaaaaattatgaaaccataggggtagtatttgaaatatttttataaaaatatttaaaacactattttttaaccgtttaagtttttagattatttagatta is a genomic window of Ananas comosus cultivar F153 linkage group 13, ASM154086v1, whole genome shotgun sequence containing:
- the LOC109719583 gene encoding UDP-glycosyltransferase 87A2-like (The sequence of the model RefSeq protein was modified relative to this genomic sequence to represent the inferred CDS: added 188 bases not found in genome assembly), which translates into the protein MDPPSCCHVVAIPYPGRGHINAMLNLSHLLLSSPFSSRILVTLVLTEEWRALLFSDSDSARHSQPQLPVGLRIATIPNVIPSERGRAADFDGFIEAVYTKMDSPVADLLDRLDPPPAAVLADTYLPWAVPLAARRRIPLCSLFPMAATFFALLAHLRRLPTPTTTTTTTIEIDDQSLEQYIPGLTSMRLSDVRHLFSYGTLERAFEAISSSRKAQCLLLVDQSPLIQSHRRR